One Methylocystis iwaonis genomic window, GTGCGCTCGGGCGCGCTCGCGCCGCAATCGCAGGCGCTGTGGCTGATGACGCGCGACTGCAAGACAAAACCCCGCGTCGCCGCCTTCGAATGGCTCGGCGAGGAGATCGCGCTCGACATCGGCGAAGGCGAACGCGCCTTCCTGCCGCCGCTCGGCGCGCCGCGCGGCAAGACGCGGCTGTGGCTGACGCGCTCGACCTTCACGCAGTCGGCGATCGACGCCGCAAACGGCATGGGCGTCGCTGAGGGCGCCGCGCTGGCCCTTGCAAGCGACGCCGCCCCACAATTGTGGAACGCGAGCAACGCCAGCGCGATGCGCGCCACGCTTTCGGCGATGGACGTGGAGACGCGCCCGGCGCTGAATGGCGGCGCGCTCTTTGCGGGCGTCATTCCGCCGATGAGCGCGCAGCCTGTAGACATGGAGAAATCCGACGCGCCGCTCGCCCTCGACCTCGCCGGCGGCCTCGCAGCCTTCATCGACAAACGCGGCGTCTTCGGCGACGGCGCCTCCGTCTCGCGAACGATCCACGGCGCCGGCGCGCATGTGCTGCTCGTCAACACGACGAATGCGCCGCTGCCCGCCCGCATTGCGCGCGCAACCGAAGCAAGCGTCACTCTTAACACGAAGACCGCACTCAAGCGCTTCTTCGGCGTCGCCGGCCAGCTCTCTCTCCCGGCCGACGCGCAGAAGGGCGATCGCCTCATCGTTATCGGCGCCGACGCGACCTTCGTCTCGCAGAGCGGGCGCATTCTTCGTGGGCGCGACCTCTCACTCGACGGCGCCGGCGAAGCCATACTCGATTACAAGCCCGGCCTCGTCGCCGCCTGGATCGAACGCAACGGCGCCGCGCCTTGGACGCTTCCAACTGCGCACGCGATCGACTTGCCGCAACGCGTCACGCTCGAAGGCCAGGCCATGCGATTCGCGATCAAGCGCGAGGCGCCCGCGATGCTCACCGCGTCGAGCGGCTCCCCCGCGCTGATCTCCTTCACGCAGAACGGCAAGCGCGAAACCTTCGCCTTCCCCGCGGGCGTCGAATTCCGCCACTATGCGGCGGCGGGCGACGCTGCGCTCGACATCTATGCGCCGAATGAGGGCGCGCTTTCGGGTGCGCTCGACCTCGCCGCACAGAAGGTGATTGAGGCGCATGAAGGCGTGAACGACGCCATCGCCGTTGCACCCGGCGCCAGCGCGCTTTTCTCCTTCGAGACGAAACGCGACGCCGACGTCGGCATTGGCATACGCGCCGAGCCCGACCGCGTGAGCGCACGGCTTCTCGACGCGAGCGGCAAGACGCTCTCCGAAGGCGTCAACCAAATCACGAAGCTCGCGCCGAGCCGCTATTTCGTGGAAGCGCGCGTCCCTGCCGACGCCAGCGCGACAACCATTCGCGCTGCGATTGTTGGCCTATCGCCCCCGCCTGCGACGCCGCCGGAAGAAGCCGTCGCCGACCTCCTCGACAAGGCCGGCATGAGGAAGAGCAAATGAGTCGGCCGAACATTTGGACCGCGAGCCTTCAGGCTCGCCGGAGAGGTGCGAGCCTGAAGGCTCGCGGTCCAACTCGCGCCGAACGCCCGTCCTTCAACCCAATTTTTGCATGATTGAGCCAATGAAAGTCGCAGCGATGAAAAAGACTCTTGCTCTGTGCTTTTTGGCGGCGGTCTCTTTCGCTGCGCCGCTGCGCGCCGAAGCGCCGCCGGTTTTCGACCGCGCGCAACGCGCCGACGGCGCCCGCATTACGCCCGACCGTTTCCTGCGCGCCTATGATCCGCTGACGATCTTTTTCCCCGGCGACGTCGGCCCCAAAGCCGGCGGCCCCGAGGACTTGCCCGCGAAATACGCTTCCATCACGCCACAACCCGCCGGCGAATGGCGCTGGATTGGCGCGCGCGCCCTGCAGTTCCGCCCGGCCGAGCCCTGGAAGCCGCTCTCGCATATCACAGTGAAAAGCGGCGGCGCCGAGCAGAAGCTCGTCGCATTGCTGCCGACGCCTGTTTCCAACAATCCTTCAGCGAGCGACGATCCGACGCCCGAATTGACGCAGGTCGCCCTCACTTTTGCGCAACCCGTCGATGTCGCCGCGCTCGCGCGGCTCATGACGGTCGAGCTGCGTCCCGCGCCCGGCGTCTCGGCGCAGGGCGGACAGATTCTAAGCCCCTCCGCCTATGATATTCGCCCCCTGGAGCGTGCAGGCGCCGCCGCCGAACAGACCTATGTGCTGCGGCTGCGCGACAGCATCAATGATGGCCGCGTTGCGATTTTGCGACTGAAGCTCTCTGACGAGCCTGGTCTCGACGACGAAATTTACGAGCTGCGCATTCGCACCGCCCTTCCCTTCGCCGTGACGGAAACGACATGCGGGCGCGGCTGGAGCGACGAGAGGCTCGGCGGCGTGCTGCGCTGCGCGGCGAATGGCGATGCGCCGGCGCCCGAAAGCGGCGACGAGGAAGGCGGCGACGCCGCTTCGACCTATAATCCCACAGCCAGACGCCGCCTCACCTTGAGCCTCAACGCCGAGCCCGAGACGCTTGATATTTTGCGCGCGCGCGACGCCTTGCGCATCACGCCGCCGGTCGACGATCTTGCCGTTGAATCCGACTCGAGCCATCTCAAGATCACCGGCAAATTCCTCTCCGACAAAGCCTATGAGCTGTCGATCGCGCCCGGCGCCATCAAGGACAAGCGCGGCCGTCCGCTCGCCGCGCAATTCACGCAGCGCTTCGCCTTCACGCGCGACAATCCGGCTTTGCAATGGGACGCGGGCTATGGCGTCGTCGAGCGTTTCGGCGCGCAGCTCCTGCCGTTGCGCGGTCGCGGCTATGACCGCGCCGACATCCGCATCCACGCTATCGATCCGCTCGCGCGCGACTTCTGGCCCTTCCCGGAGCATGGCGCCGAAACCATCGACGCCGAAACGCCGCCGCTTCCCGGCAATGAGCCTTCGCGCTGGAGCGAGAGCGGCAATATCGAAGCCGAGGCCATCAAGGAGCGGATTAAAATGTTCGGCTCGCCGGCGGTCTCTCGGCTTGTCGATCTGCCGATCAAGCGCAATGGCGTGGACGCCAAATTCGGCGTTGATCTGAAAGACGACTTCGCGCGCGTTGCGGGCCGCGAGCAGCCGGGAACCTATCTCGTCGGGCTTCGCGCCGTCGACAGCGACAAGCGCAAATGGCTGCGCGTGCAGGTGACGGATCTTTCGCTTTCCGCCATTGAGGAGCCCACGCGCGTGCGTTTCGCCGTGACGTCGCTCGCCACGGCGCAGCCGATCAGCGGCGCGCAAATCCGCGTCGAAGGCGTGAAGGACGACAAATTCACTACGCTCGCGAACGGCGTGACCGACGCGAACGGCTTTTTCTCATGGAGTCCGATCAAGCGCGGCGACGGCGAATTGCGCCGCGTGGTCGTGAGCAAGGGGCTCGACACGCTGGTGATCGATCCAGATAGCGCGCCATCGGAATATTCCAGGGAACTATGGTCGAAGCCCGAGGCGCAATGGCTCTCCTGGGTTTCCGAAACAGATTCGCAGCGCGCCGAGAAACCGCGCACGCTCTGCCATGTGTTTTCGGAGCGGCCGATCTATCGGCCGGAGGAGCCCGCCCATATCAAGGGCTTTGTGCGCAGCTATGTCGGTGGCGCGTTGAGGCTCACGAAAACCGGCGGCACGCTCGTCGTCACGGCGCCGAACAATCAGGAATGGCGCGTGCCGGTGAAGCTCGACGCCAGCGGCAGCTTCTATCACAAATTCGACGCGCAGACGCAGGCGACCGGAGATTATTCGGTGAAGTTCGAGCCCGATGCGCCGAAAGCAAAAAAGCCTGAGAAGAGCGAAGAGGCAGACTCCGCCGAGGGCGAAACGGCGGAAGTCGCGCAGGATACGTCCTGCGGACAATTCACCTTCAAAAAGGAGGCTTACCGCCTGCCGACCTTCGAGGTCGTGCTCAACGCGCCGCAGACAGTCGCGCTCGACGGGACCTTCGACGTGGATCTTCTCGCACGCTATTTCGCCGGCGGCCTCGCGGCGGATCGGCCCATCAAATGGCGCGCCGCGCAATTCCCGCATGTGTTCACGCCGCCGAACCGCGAGGGCTTTCTCTTTTCCACTGACGCACGCTTTTCGAGCGACGGCAAATTCAAATCGACGGCCGTGCTGGAACGCGACGCGCGCACCGACGCCGGCGGCGCCGCGCGCATGACCTTCGACACGACGATCGAGCCAACCGCGCAGCCGCGCCGCTACTCGATCGAAGCAACGGTGACGGGCGATGATGGAATCGAAGTGCGCAACGTCCAGAACGTCATCGCACTGCCGCCCTTCGTGCTCGGCGTGAAGACGCCGCGTTACGTCGAAAAGCCCGGCGCCGTGACGCCGGAGCTCATCGCGGTCGACGGCAAGGGAGAGACGATCGCGGGCGTCGAGATGACGCTGCGGCTCATCAAGCGCAATTGGATTTCGACGCTGCAGGCGAGCGACTTCGCGCAAGGCGCCGCAAAATATGTCACGCAGGTGCAGGACGAGACCGTCTTCGAGCGCAAGGTGACGAGCGCCAAGGAGGCCCAGAAGATCGAGCTGACGACGAAGGACGCGGGCGTCTATGTCGTGCAGTTAGAAGCCTATGACAAATTGAAGCGCCGCCAGCAGGTGAGCGTCGATTTCTTCGTCGGCGGCGACACGCCCGTCACCTTCGCGCGCCCGCCGGCCGCCTCGGCCACGATCACCACCGACAAGGAGAAATATGCGCCCGGCGAGACGGCCACGCTGGTCATCCAGTCGCCGTTTCAGAACGCGCGCGCGCTCGCCATCGTCGAGCAGCCGAACGGCGTCTATGACTACAGCTACGTCGACATCGCCAATGGCTTCGGCCGCTTTACTTTGCCGGTGAAGAAGGAGCAGACGCCCAAGCTCGCCGTGCATTTCCTGATCATGCGCGGGCGCCTCAAGGACAGCGCGCCGCTGCCCTCTAGCAATTTCGATCAGGGCAAGCCCGTCACCATCGCCGCGACCAAATGGGTCGAGGTGACGCCGGTGAAAAACATCGTGAACGTCAAGCTGGAAGCCCCCGCAAAGGCGCGCCCCGGCCAGGAGGTCGAGGTGACATTGAAGCTCGCCGACGACACAGGCAAGCCGATCGCGGGCGAAGCGACCTTCTGGATGGTCGATCAGGCGGTGCTCTCGCTCGCCAAGGAGCGCCCGCTCGATCCGCTGCCGGATTTCATCGTGGCGCGCGAGACGAAAATGGCGGCGCGTGACACGCGCAACATGGCCTTCGGCGTCATTCCGCTCGAAGAGATTGCGGGCGGCGACGCCGAGCTTCAGGAATGGGGCGCGGAGAACAACATCTCCGTGCGCAAGAATTTCACGCCCGTGCCGATCTATCTGCCCAGCGTGAAAGTTGGCGACGACGGCGTCGTAAAAATCAAGGTTGCGCTGCCCGATACGCTCACCGTGTTCAAGCTGCGGGCCAAGGCGGTGAGCGGGCCGGATCGTTTCGGCGCCGCGGGCGGCGAGATGTTCATCCAGCAGGAGCTCGTCGCGCAGCCGGCTTTGCCGCGCTTCATCCGCCCCGGCGATTCTTTCGACATCGGCCTCGTGGCGCGCGTCGTGGAGGGCCCCGGCGGCGCCGGCAAGGCGGCGATCTTTGCGCCGACGCTGAAACTCGCAGGTGAGACGAGCCGCAAGATCGAGTGGGCGCAGAACAAGCCGGTGCGCGTCGATCTGCGCGCGGAGGCGCCGGCTTCGCTCGAAGACAGCGTGAAGCTCAACTTCCGTATCGACCGCGACGTCGACCGTGCGAAAGACGCTGTCGAGATCGACCTTCCCGTGAAGCCCGATCGCGAGCCCACGCGCCGCTATGAGGTTGTCGAAATCGCACAGGGCGAAACCAAGACGCTTGCCGTAACGGGCGAAGCAAGCCGCCCCAAGACCTTCTCGCGCAACATCGTCGTCGCAGCCGATCCGGCGATCGTCAAGCTGGTCGCCGGCCTCGACATGCTCGTCGATTATCCCTACGGCTGCACCGAGCAGCGGCTTGCGCTGGCGCGCGCCAGCCTGTCGCTCAAGGGCTTCTCGCCAATCCTCTCGGCGGCGGGCCTGCAGGATCGCGTCTCCGCGAGCGTGCGAAACGCGGCGATGCAGATCGAGCAATCGGTCGACAGCGACGGGCTCGTGGCCTTCTGGCCGCGCGCGCGCGGCAATGTGCTGCTCACCGCCTGGGCCTACGCCTTCCTCGCGCACGCCGATCGCGCGGGCGAGCCGGTCGACAAGACTCTGATGGATCGGCTGGCCAACATTCTGAAACTCTCGCTGCGTTCCGACTATGCGCGCCTGCTCGGCGGCGAAGAAATGCGCGAGCGCGCGGCGGCGCTCGCAGCGCTTGCGGAAGGCGGCAAGCTCGACGAATCTTACGTCGCGGAATTCGCGCGCCGCGCCGATTTCCTGCCGAATGAAAGCGTCGCCGAAATGGCGGCGGCGGCTGCGCGCCTTGCCAATGTCGATCAGCGCATTCTCGCTTCTCTCATGGAGACCATGTGGGGCCGCGTGAAATTCGCGAACCGCGGCGGCGCGCAAGTCTATGCGGGCATGGCGGGCGAAAGCGCTTCCGACGTCATCCTGCCCTCCGAGACGCGCAGCCTCGCGGAGATGCTGCGCGCGGCGGCGCTCGCCGCGCCCTCCGATCCGCGCGCGCCGGTGCTACGCGACGCGCTGCTGCGGCTGGGCGAAGGCGACGGCTGGGGCAGCACAAACGCCAACGCCAGCGCCATCGAAGCGCTCGCCGAAGGTTGGCGCCGCCCCGTGACGCCGATCACCGTCGCCTTCGCGCAAGGCGGCGCGCCCGAGACTGTCACGATTGACGCCAACAATCCCGTGGCGCGCCATGCGAGCGACAAGGACGCGCCGCTGACCATCGCCAACACATCGAACGCGCCACTGATCGCGCTCGTAGAGACGCGCTACATGCCCGCCGAGACCGGCGCCAAAGCGCAGGCTGCAAGCGAAGGCTTCGTCATTACGCGGCAGAGTTGGCGCGTGAAAAACGGGCTGGCCCCGGAGAAGTTAGAGGCGGCCAATGGCGCCTTGCGCGTGAACCAGGGCGACGTCATCGAGGAGACGGCGGAAGTCGTGAACCCTGAAGATCGCACTTATGTCGC contains:
- a CDS encoding alpha-2-macroglobulin, translated to MKKTLALCFLAAVSFAAPLRAEAPPVFDRAQRADGARITPDRFLRAYDPLTIFFPGDVGPKAGGPEDLPAKYASITPQPAGEWRWIGARALQFRPAEPWKPLSHITVKSGGAEQKLVALLPTPVSNNPSASDDPTPELTQVALTFAQPVDVAALARLMTVELRPAPGVSAQGGQILSPSAYDIRPLERAGAAAEQTYVLRLRDSINDGRVAILRLKLSDEPGLDDEIYELRIRTALPFAVTETTCGRGWSDERLGGVLRCAANGDAPAPESGDEEGGDAASTYNPTARRRLTLSLNAEPETLDILRARDALRITPPVDDLAVESDSSHLKITGKFLSDKAYELSIAPGAIKDKRGRPLAAQFTQRFAFTRDNPALQWDAGYGVVERFGAQLLPLRGRGYDRADIRIHAIDPLARDFWPFPEHGAETIDAETPPLPGNEPSRWSESGNIEAEAIKERIKMFGSPAVSRLVDLPIKRNGVDAKFGVDLKDDFARVAGREQPGTYLVGLRAVDSDKRKWLRVQVTDLSLSAIEEPTRVRFAVTSLATAQPISGAQIRVEGVKDDKFTTLANGVTDANGFFSWSPIKRGDGELRRVVVSKGLDTLVIDPDSAPSEYSRELWSKPEAQWLSWVSETDSQRAEKPRTLCHVFSERPIYRPEEPAHIKGFVRSYVGGALRLTKTGGTLVVTAPNNQEWRVPVKLDASGSFYHKFDAQTQATGDYSVKFEPDAPKAKKPEKSEEADSAEGETAEVAQDTSCGQFTFKKEAYRLPTFEVVLNAPQTVALDGTFDVDLLARYFAGGLAADRPIKWRAAQFPHVFTPPNREGFLFSTDARFSSDGKFKSTAVLERDARTDAGGAARMTFDTTIEPTAQPRRYSIEATVTGDDGIEVRNVQNVIALPPFVLGVKTPRYVEKPGAVTPELIAVDGKGETIAGVEMTLRLIKRNWISTLQASDFAQGAAKYVTQVQDETVFERKVTSAKEAQKIELTTKDAGVYVVQLEAYDKLKRRQQVSVDFFVGGDTPVTFARPPAASATITTDKEKYAPGETATLVIQSPFQNARALAIVEQPNGVYDYSYVDIANGFGRFTLPVKKEQTPKLAVHFLIMRGRLKDSAPLPSSNFDQGKPVTIAATKWVEVTPVKNIVNVKLEAPAKARPGQEVEVTLKLADDTGKPIAGEATFWMVDQAVLSLAKERPLDPLPDFIVARETKMAARDTRNMAFGVIPLEEIAGGDAELQEWGAENNISVRKNFTPVPIYLPSVKVGDDGVVKIKVALPDTLTVFKLRAKAVSGPDRFGAAGGEMFIQQELVAQPALPRFIRPGDSFDIGLVARVVEGPGGAGKAAIFAPTLKLAGETSRKIEWAQNKPVRVDLRAEAPASLEDSVKLNFRIDRDVDRAKDAVEIDLPVKPDREPTRRYEVVEIAQGETKTLAVTGEASRPKTFSRNIVVAADPAIVKLVAGLDMLVDYPYGCTEQRLALARASLSLKGFSPILSAAGLQDRVSASVRNAAMQIEQSVDSDGLVAFWPRARGNVLLTAWAYAFLAHADRAGEPVDKTLMDRLANILKLSLRSDYARLLGGEEMRERAAALAALAEGGKLDESYVAEFARRADFLPNESVAEMAAAAARLANVDQRILASLMETMWGRVKFANRGGAQVYAGMAGESASDVILPSETRSLAEMLRAAALAAPSDPRAPVLRDALLRLGEGDGWGSTNANASAIEALAEGWRRPVTPITVAFAQGGAPETVTIDANNPVARHASDKDAPLTIANTSNAPLIALVETRYMPAETGAKAQAASEGFVITRQSWRVKNGLAPEKLEAANGALRVNQGDVIEETAEVVNPEDRTYVAISLPLAAGYEPLNPNIATAPAEAQPSSAPTLAPTWVSYGDDRVLYAYDSLPKGNYRFAFRLKAQTAGAYTQPPALVETMYKKGLRGQSAGARVEIAKQP